One genomic window of Peromyscus maniculatus bairdii isolate BWxNUB_F1_BW_parent chromosome 2, HU_Pman_BW_mat_3.1, whole genome shotgun sequence includes the following:
- the Rere gene encoding arginine-glutamic acid dipeptide repeats protein isoform X11 gives MFKPVKEEDDGLSGKHSMRTRRSRGSMSTLRSGRKKQPASPDGRASPINEDIRSSGRNSPSAASTSSNDSKAETVKKSAKKVKEEAASPLKSTKRQREKVASDTEETDRTTSKKTKTQEISRPNSPSEGEGESSDSRSVNDEGSSDPKDIDQDNRSTSPSIPSPQDNESDSDSSAQQQTLQAQPPTLQAPGAAASAPSAPPGAPQLPTPGPTSSATAVPPQGSPAASQPPTQTQSAVAPAAHSHIQQAPTLHPPRLPSPHPPLQPLTAAPSQNSAQPHTQPSLHGQGPPGPHSLQAGPLLQHPGPPQPFGLPPQASQGQGPLGTSPAAHPHTTIQLPASQSALQPQQPPREQPLPPAPLAMPHIKPPPTTPIPQLPAPQAHKHPPHLSGPSPFSMNANLPPPPALKPLSSLSTHHPPSAHPPPLQLMPQSQPLPSSPAQPPGLTQSQSLPPPASSHPPTGLHQVPSQSPFPQHPFVPGGPPPITPPSCPSTSTPPAGPSTSSQPPCSAAVSSGGSVPGAPSCPLPAVQIKEEALDDAEEPESPPPPPRSPSPEPTIVDTPSHASQSARFYKHLDRGYNSCARTDLYFMPLAGSKLAKKREEAIEKAKREAEQKAREEREREKEKEKEREREREREREAERAAKASSSAHEGRLGDPQLSGPGHMRPSFEPPPTTIAAVPPYIGPDTPALRTLSEYARPHVMSPTNRNHPFYMPLNPTDPLLAYHMPGLYNVDPTIRERELREREIREREIRERELRERMKPGFEVKPPELDPLHPATNPMEHFARHSALTIPPAAGPHPFASFHPGLNPLERERLALAGPQLRPEMSYPDRLAAERIHAERMASLTSDPLARLQMFNVTPHHHQHSHIHSHLHLHQQDPLHQGSAGPVHPLVDPLTAGPHLARFPYPPGTLPNPLLGQPPHEHEMLRHPVFGTPYPRDLPGAIPPPMSAAHQLQAMHAQSAELQRLAMEQQWLHGHPHMHGGHLPSQEDYYSRLKKEGDKQL, from the exons ATGTTCAAGCCTGTCAAGGAAGAGGATGATGGGCTCAGTGGGAAGCATAGCATGAGGACGCGGCGGAGTCGAGGCTCG ATGTCTACACTACGCAGTGGTCGGAAGAAGCAGCCTGCCAGTCCTGATGGCCGTGCCTCCCCCATCAATGAAGACATCCGGTCCAGTGGCCGGAACTCCCCCAGTGCTGCTAGCACCTCGAGCAACGACAGTAAAGCGGAGACCGTGAAGAAGTCAGCCAAG AAGGTGAAGGAAGAGGCTGCGTCCCCTCTGAAGAGCACCAAGCGCCAACGGGAGAAGGTGGCCTCTGACACAGAGGAGACTGATAGGACCACCTCCAAAAAGACAAAGACCCAG GAGATCAGCCGGCCCAACTCTCCCTccgaaggagaaggggagagttCAGACAGTCGCAGTGTCAACGATGAGGGCAGCAGTGACCCGAAGGACATCGACCAGGACAATCGCAGCACGTCCCCCAGCATCCCCAGTCCTCAGGACAATGAGAGTGACTCGGACTCATCAGCACAACAGCAGACACTGCAGGCCCAGCCCCCCACTTTGCAGGCTCCGGGTGCGGCTGCCTCGGCTCCCTCCGCCCCTCCAGGAGCACCCCAGCTTCCCACCCCAGGGCCCACATCCTCTGCCACTGCAGTCCCTCCACAGGGCTCCCCTGCAGCCTCACAGCCCCCTACCCAGACTCAATCTGCAGTAGCACCTGCAGCTCACAGCCACATTCAGCAGGCACCCACCCTGCACCCACCTCGACTACCCTCACCTCATCCTCCACTGCAGCCTCTGACGGCAGCCCCTAGCCAGAACTCCGCACAACCTCACACCCAGCCCTCCCTGCATGGTCAGGGCCCACCTGGCCCTCACAGCTTGCAGGCTGGACCCCTGTTACAACACCCAGGGCCTCCTCAACCCTTTGGACTTCCTCCCCAGGCCTCCCAAGGCCAGGGCCCTCTGGGTACCTCCCCAGCAGCTCATCCTCATACCACTATACAGCTTCCAGCCTCCCAGTCAGCGCTgcagccccagcagcccccaAGGGAACAGCCCCTGCCTCCTGCACCCTTAGCCATGCCTCACATCAAGCCACCGCCCACCACACCCATTCCCCAGCTTCCAGCACCACAGGCCCACAAGCATCCACCCCACCTCTCAGGGCCCTCACCCTTCTCTATGAATGCCAATCTGCCACCGCCTCCAGCCCTGAAACCCCTCAGCTCCCTGTCCACACACCATCCTCCCTCAGCCCACCCTCCACCCTTACAGCTCATGCCACAGAGCCAGCCCttgccctcctcccctgcccagcCCCCTGGGCTGACCCAGAGCCAGAGCCTAccccctcctgcttcctcccatcCCCCTACTGGCCTCCACCAGGTGCCCTCCCAGTCTCCATTCCCCCAGCACCCTTTTGTACCTGGAGGCCCTCCTCCCATCACCccaccctcctgcccctccacctccaccccacctgcGGGGCCCAGCACCTCATCACAGCCGCCCTGTTCTGCTGCTGTTTCTTCTGGAGGCAGTGTTCCAGGGGCGCCATCTTGCCCCCTTCCTGCTGTGCAGATCAAAGAGGAGGCTCTGGATGACGCAGAGGAGCCCGAGAGCCCTCCTCCGCCCCCCAGGAGCCCATCCCCTGAGCCCACTATAGTGGACACCCCCAGCCACGCTAGCCAGTCCGCCAG GTTCTACAAACACCTGGACCGGGGCTACAACTCGTGTGCACGGACAGACCTGTACTTCATGCCTCTGGCCGGATCCAAACTAGccaagaagagggaggaggccaTTGAGAAGGCCAAGCGTGAGGCCGAACAGAAGGCCCGGGAGGAACGGGAgcgggagaaagagaaggaaaaagagcgAGAGCGCGAGAGAGAGCGGGAACGGGAGGCAGAGCGTGCCGCT AAGGCATCCAGCTCAGCACATGAAGGCCGTCTTGGTGACCCTCAGCTCAGTGGTCCAGGCCACATGCGACCCTCCTTCGAGCCACCACCAACCACAATTGCTGCTGTGCCCCCGTATATCGGGCCTGACACACCAGCCCTACGGACACTGAGCGAATATGCTCGGCCCCATGTCATGTCTCCCACCAACCGCAACCATCCCTTCTACATGCCCCTTAATCCCACTGACCCCCTGCTGGCCTACCACATGCCTGGCCTCTACAATGTTGACCCCACCATCCGGGAGCGGGAGCTCCGAGAGCGAGAGATCCGGGAGCGAGAGATCCGGGAGCGTGAATTGCGGGAGAGGATGAAGCCAGGCTTTGAGGTGAAGCCACCAGAGCTGGATCCCTTGCACCCAGCCACCAACCCCATGGAGCATTTTGCCCGGCACAGTGCCCTCACCATCCCTCCTGCAGCTGGCCCCCACCCCTTTGCCTCTTTCCACCCGGGCTTGAACCCTCTGGAGCGGGAGAGACTGGCATTGGCAGGTCCTCAGCTACGGCCTGAGATGAGCTACCCAGACAGACTGGCAGCTGAGCGCATCCATGCCGAGCGCATGGCATCTCTTACCAGCGACCCCCTGGCACGACTGCAGATGTTTAATGTAACTCCACACCATCACCAGCACTCACACatccactcccacctccacctccaccagcaGGATCCTCTCCACCAAG GTTCAGCAGGCCCAGTTCACCCCCTGGTTGACCCCCTGACTGCTGGCCCTCACTTGGCTCGATTTCCCTACCCTCCTGGCACCCTCCCCAACCCTCTACTTGGACAGCCCCCCCATGAGCACGAGATGCTGCGCCACCCAGTTTTCG GCACCCCCTATCCCCGAGACCTGCCTGGGGCTATCCCACCCCCCATGTCAGCCGCCCACCAGCTTCAGGCCATGCATGCCCAGTCAGCCGAGCTACAGAGACTGGCTATGGAGCAGCAGTGGCTGCATGGACATCCACACATGCATGGTGGCCACCTGCCAAGTCAGGAAGACTATTACAG TCGACTGAAGAAAGAAGGTGACAAGCAGttataa